Proteins encoded within one genomic window of Episyrphus balteatus chromosome 1, idEpiBalt1.1, whole genome shotgun sequence:
- the LOC129921316 gene encoding uncharacterized protein LOC129921316: MENSWKKYKRSGTYYREIKKKPDAIFKKGVEISKTLKEKEITADNVKITFPSPRLTTGPCVDDERIEYEDLNFPSSTENEWSIDEAPHKKTSYRSYLRQWAISHRVPHTTLKDLIKILNNNIHEQLPEDPRTLLGTPLDIVCTKIGTDGMYWHHGFEKCIHYIFRDINESKSISININLDGLPVFKTSKIEFWPILFNIHQMPEFPPMVIGIFCGTSKCTDLGQFLLPFVNDMENAMANGFLINSHQVTVKLRCIICDSPARAYIKGKR; encoded by the exons atggaaaattcttggaaaaaatataaaagatcaGGAACTTATtatagagaaataaaaaaaaaaccagatgctatttttaaaaaaggtgttGAGATTTCTAAAACTCTTAAGGAAAAAGAAATAACTGCGGACAACGTTAAAATTACTTTTCCATCTCCACGATTAACAACTGGGCCATGTGTTGACGATGAACGCATTGAATATGAag ATCTGAATTTTCCAAGCAGCACAGAAAACGAGTGGAGTATCGATGAGGCACCTCATAAAAAAACCTCGTATAGATCATATCTCCGGCAGTGGGCAATTTCTCATAGAGTTCCTCACACCACTTTAAAAGATCTAATCAAAATACTGAACAACAACATTCATGAACAGTTGCCAGAAGACCCGCGGACATTATTGGGAACACCATTAGATATAGTGTGCACTAAAATAGGTACAGATGGAATGTATTGGCACCAtggatttgaaaaatgtattcattACATATTTCGTGACATTAATGAATCAAAATCCATTTCAATAAATATAAACTTGGATGGACTTCCAGtctttaaaacttcaaaaattgaattttggccaattttgtttaacattCATCAAATGCCGGAGTTTCCACCAATGGTCATTGGGATTTTTTGTGGAACATCTAAATGCACTGATCTTGGGCAGTTTCTTTTACCGTTTGTTAATGATATGGAAAATGCAATGGCAAATGGATTTCTAATAAACTCGCATCAAGTTACTGTTAAACTTCGGTGCATTATATGCGATTCGCCAGCTAGAGCCTATATTAAAGGTAAGCGCTGA